The following coding sequences are from one Microbacterium sp. SORGH_AS_0969 window:
- a CDS encoding glucoamylase family protein, producing the protein MKHTLAASTAIVGLVLGGFAAASPAVAAPPSAATEKPGPPGHAGPPAHAGPGARDLERYAADTWASLAAMAHENTGLPDDNIGGALDESTASGYTSPTNIGGYLWSTVTARDLGIISADEARERLTATVATLETMERNEGSGMYYNWYAPDTGAKLEVFPTSGEVIHPFLSTVDNGWLAAGLRIVREAEPTLADRADALYESMDFSAFFDAAGAAGLPAGTNRGGFWEAPPGDGCAVEAPMYNGSGETAFYTCHHYDTTVSESRIATYLGIAEGSIPASGLYGTHRTMPAGCDWAWQEQLPTGDTRTYDGVDVFEGVYSYDGMSFVPSWGGSMFEALMPDLLIPEAEWGPRSWGVNHPITVEVQKRHGLDEAGYGYWGFSPASNPFGGYAEYGVDIAGIRSDGYTSDAEKTDVDVDRPGCSEGTNPNPTFGDGVVTPHAAFLALPYDRQGVLKNLRGLEKKLGAYGPGGFYDAVAVKSGTVAERYLSLDQSMIMAAIGNALTGDSLKDYMVDDRMEQNLRPAIEQQVFGSSWGASRP; encoded by the coding sequence ATGAAGCACACCCTCGCGGCATCCACCGCGATCGTCGGACTCGTCCTGGGCGGTTTCGCCGCGGCATCCCCTGCCGTCGCCGCGCCGCCCTCCGCCGCGACCGAGAAGCCCGGACCCCCGGGTCATGCCGGACCGCCCGCGCACGCCGGCCCCGGCGCGCGCGACCTCGAGCGGTACGCCGCAGACACCTGGGCATCTCTCGCGGCGATGGCCCACGAGAACACCGGCCTGCCCGACGACAACATCGGTGGCGCGCTCGATGAGTCCACGGCATCCGGATACACCTCGCCCACCAACATCGGCGGCTACCTCTGGTCGACCGTGACCGCGCGCGACCTCGGGATCATCAGCGCCGACGAGGCGCGCGAGCGCCTCACCGCCACCGTCGCGACGCTCGAGACGATGGAGCGGAACGAGGGCAGCGGGATGTACTACAACTGGTACGCCCCGGACACCGGCGCGAAGCTCGAGGTCTTCCCGACTTCGGGCGAGGTCATCCACCCGTTCCTCAGTACGGTCGACAACGGCTGGCTTGCGGCGGGCTTGCGGATCGTCCGCGAGGCGGAGCCGACGCTCGCGGACCGCGCCGACGCGCTGTATGAGTCGATGGACTTTTCGGCTTTCTTCGACGCGGCGGGCGCGGCGGGTCTTCCGGCCGGAACGAACCGCGGCGGCTTTTGGGAGGCTCCTCCCGGTGACGGCTGCGCGGTGGAGGCGCCGATGTACAACGGCAGCGGCGAGACGGCGTTCTACACGTGCCACCACTACGACACGACGGTGAGCGAGAGTCGCATCGCGACCTACCTCGGCATCGCGGAGGGCTCCATCCCGGCATCCGGTCTGTACGGCACGCACCGCACGATGCCGGCGGGCTGCGACTGGGCGTGGCAGGAGCAGCTGCCCACCGGCGACACCCGCACCTATGACGGTGTCGACGTCTTCGAGGGTGTGTATTCCTACGACGGCATGAGTTTCGTCCCGAGCTGGGGAGGCAGCATGTTCGAGGCGCTCATGCCCGACCTGCTCATCCCCGAAGCTGAGTGGGGCCCGCGCTCGTGGGGCGTCAACCACCCGATCACCGTCGAGGTGCAGAAGCGTCACGGCCTCGACGAGGCCGGCTACGGGTACTGGGGCTTCTCGCCCGCCAGCAACCCGTTCGGCGGATATGCCGAATACGGCGTCGACATCGCCGGCATCCGCTCCGACGGCTACACCTCGGATGCCGAGAAGACCGACGTCGACGTCGACCGCCCCGGCTGCTCGGAGGGCACGAACCCGAACCCGACGTTCGGCGATGGTGTCGTCACGCCGCACGCCGCGTTCCTCGCCCTGCCCTATGACCGCCAGGGCGTGCTGAAGAACCTGCGCGGCCTCGAGAAGAAGCTCGGCGCGTATGGCCCCGGCGGCTTCTACGACGCGGTCGCCGTCAAGAGCGGCACGGTCGCCGAGCGGTACCTGTCGCTGGATCAGTCGAT